One stretch of Longimicrobiales bacterium DNA includes these proteins:
- a CDS encoding FAD-dependent oxidoreductase produces the protein MMSPGARPVVLAVDDDVEVLNAIGRDLRAHLGRDYRVVKAGSGAQALQVVQELKQRAVPIALFVVDERMPDMRGTEFLIRALEMVPDARRVLLTAYADTRSAITAINEIRLDHYLTKPWDPPEERLYPVVDQLLAAWSAEAKPPFQGIRVAGTAVSPASYAVKRFLSANQVPYQWSDVERDASVRALVQSVDPGMSRLPVVFFPDGSYLVQPTTRELAEKAELGTRARQKFYELIIVGGGPSGLAAAVYGASEGLSTLLVERDAPGGQAATSSFIENYLGFPDGVTGAELAHRAAQQARRFGAELLTAQEVKAIRRNDPYRVVELADGTELSCYALVLASGMEVRRLDVPGLEQLASAGVYYGSALSEAALYRDRDVVVVGGANSAGQGAMFFSRQARSVSILLRGPSLSRSMSRYLIDRINETANILVCPNTVVTAVQGNGRLEAVVVKDTETEMENTIPAAAMFIFIGTAPRTAIVADLVQRDPQGFVLTGPDLMTEGRRPAGWTADRDPYLFETSVPGVFAVGDARHGSGKRVAAAVGEGSATVSMIHEYLRTV, from the coding sequence ATGATGAGCCCCGGCGCACGACCCGTCGTCCTCGCCGTCGACGATGACGTCGAGGTCCTGAACGCCATCGGCCGTGACCTGCGCGCCCACCTGGGCCGCGATTATCGCGTCGTGAAGGCGGGCTCGGGCGCCCAGGCACTCCAGGTCGTACAGGAGCTGAAGCAGCGCGCCGTACCGATCGCCCTCTTCGTCGTGGACGAGCGCATGCCGGACATGAGGGGAACGGAATTCCTGATCCGGGCGCTCGAGATGGTACCCGACGCACGCCGCGTTCTCCTGACGGCGTACGCCGACACCCGCAGCGCGATCACGGCCATCAACGAGATTCGCCTCGACCATTACCTGACGAAGCCATGGGACCCGCCCGAGGAGCGGCTGTATCCCGTCGTCGACCAGCTGCTGGCGGCCTGGTCTGCGGAGGCGAAGCCACCGTTCCAGGGCATCCGGGTCGCCGGGACGGCCGTCTCGCCGGCCAGCTACGCGGTGAAGCGATTCCTGTCCGCGAACCAGGTGCCGTACCAGTGGTCGGACGTGGAGCGGGACGCTTCCGTGCGCGCCCTCGTGCAATCCGTGGATCCGGGGATGTCACGCCTTCCCGTCGTGTTCTTTCCCGACGGATCGTATCTGGTTCAGCCCACGACCCGTGAGCTCGCCGAGAAGGCCGAGCTCGGTACGCGCGCGCGGCAGAAGTTCTATGAGCTGATCATCGTGGGCGGTGGACCTTCCGGTCTCGCAGCGGCCGTGTACGGCGCGTCCGAGGGGCTGTCCACGCTGCTGGTGGAGCGCGACGCGCCCGGCGGCCAGGCGGCCACCAGCTCCTTCATCGAGAACTACCTCGGCTTCCCGGACGGCGTCACGGGCGCTGAACTGGCCCACCGGGCGGCGCAGCAGGCCCGTCGCTTCGGCGCCGAGCTGCTCACGGCGCAGGAAGTGAAGGCCATCCGTCGCAACGATCCCTACCGCGTCGTCGAGCTCGCCGATGGCACGGAGCTGAGCTGCTACGCGCTCGTGCTCGCGAGCGGCATGGAGGTCCGGCGGCTGGATGTGCCGGGGCTCGAGCAGCTCGCTTCGGCCGGTGTATACTACGGCTCCGCCCTGAGCGAGGCGGCGCTGTACCGGGACCGGGACGTGGTGGTGGTCGGAGGCGCCAACTCGGCCGGCCAGGGCGCCATGTTCTTCTCGCGCCAGGCGCGCAGCGTGAGCATCCTGCTGCGCGGGCCCAGCCTGAGCCGATCCATGTCCCGCTACCTCATCGACCGCATCAACGAGACGGCCAACATTCTGGTTTGTCCCAATACGGTCGTGACGGCCGTGCAGGGAAACGGCCGGCTCGAGGCGGTTGTCGTGAAGGACACGGAAACGGAAATGGAGAACACCATCCCGGCCGCGGCCATGTTCATATTCATCGGCACCGCACCGCGGACCGCGATTGTTGCGGATCTCGTGCAGCGCGACCCGCAGGGCTTCGTGCTCACAGGCCCGGACCTGATGACCGAGGGGCGCCGGCCCGCAGGCTGGACGGCGGACCGCGATCCCTACCTGTTCGAGACCAGTGTCCCCGGCGTGTTCGCCGTGGGCGACGCGCGCCACGGCTC